The genomic window AAAGTATGTACTAATCAGTTGATCTATTGATCATCATAAAGTACAGCGGAAGTTGTTCTACAGTATGGTGTTGTAAAAATCACATCTGTCAATGTATTTAATCAAATGGCACGCTCTGTTTGTatcataacaagaggcccaggggccttaacggtcatctgactctaaattaaaacccttatattattgtagtatgcattctctgtagcaagtatatagtggcactgttggccatggtggccatcttggatttctgacggacccaataaataacaacacttggtctggaccatctaaggataatttctggtaagttagagctgaatcccactggtggaatttgagaagaagtttgaaataggtgttgttcaggaaaaccatgattgcgcaatcatgttacaaaatggccaccattgctgccatgtcaaagtttttacgagaccgaaaaaataacaaaacactttgttggccctccttccttaacatcctcaccaatttcaagctcaatggcaccagtggaactggagaagaagtttaaaatgtgttttcaagatggctgccatggtggccatcttggatttcagaccaatctaaaaaataacaacacttggtcgggatcatatcaggatcatttctggcaagttttagctcaatagcactggtggaacttgagaagaagtttaaaatgtgttttttaagatggcggcctcagcggccatcttggatttcggaccgacccgaaaaataacaacacttggttgggatcatatcaggatcatttcaggcaagtttcagctcaatagcactggtggaacttgagaagaagtttaaaatgtgattttcaagatggcggcctcagcggccatattggattacGGACTGACCggaaaaataactacacttggtcgggatcatatcaggatcatttcaggcaagtttcatctcaatagcactggtgaaacttgagaagaagtttaaaatgtgtttttcaagatggcggctatggcggccatcttggatttcggaccgacccaaaaaataacaacacttggtcgggatcatatcaggatcatttcaggcaagtttcagctcaatggcaccagtggaacttgagaagaagtttaaaatgtgtttttcaagatggcggctatggcggccatcttggatttcggaccgacccgaaaaataacaacacttggtcgggatcatttcaggatcatttcaggcaagtttcagctcaatggcaccagtggaacttgagaagaagtttaaaatgtgtttttcaagatggcggctatggcggccatcttggatttcggaccgacccgaaaaataacaacacttggtcgggatcatatcaggatcatttcaggcaagtttcagctcaatggcacctgtggaacttgagaagaagtttaaaatgtgtttttcaagatggcggctatggcggccagcttggatttcggaccgacccgaaaaataacaacacttggtcgggatcatgtcaggatcatttcaggcaagtttcagctcaatggcacctgtggaacttgagaagaagtttaaaatgtgtttttcaagatggcggctatggcggccatcttggatttcggaccgacccgaaaaataacaacacttggtcgggatcatctcaggatcatttcaggcaagtttcagctcaatggcaccagtggaacttgagaagaagtttaaaatgtgtttttcaagatggcggctatggcggccatcttggatttcggaccgacccgaaaaataacaacacttggtcgggatcatctcaggatcatttcaggcaagtttcagcccaacagcactggtggaacttgagaagaagtttaaaatgtgttttcaaaatggcggctatggcggccatcttggatttcggactgacccgaaaaataacaacacttggtcaggaccatctcaggatcatttcaggcaagtttcaacttaatcccactggtggaacttgagaagaagattgaaatgtgaaaagtttacgcacggcggacggcggacggcgcacggcggacggcggacggcgcacggcgcacgacgacggacgaagcatgatgactataggtcatcctgacccttcgggtcagatgacctaaaaatgcacAAATGATGAAATCATGACGATGCACACTTCTTTTCAATCACTAGCCCAGACCATGACTAGTAGTCCGACATAAAAAAGGATATACTTTTAGTACTCGCCTAAATGAGAAATCTACTAGTCCATCAATTATTGGAAAATAAGAATTACGCGTTATTATATATTGCCTGTCCTTCTTTGTCAATATATTAAGCTTTTTACATGGGTACTCAAGGATATATTTGAggaaacaaaagaaattaattgattttctTTTAAGTTCAGATACTCTTtttttttacccaaaaatacaaaaatggtAGAAATGCTGGTAAATAGTGTACTGCATTCAGCTATACAagaggccgcggtggccgagtggttaaggtgtcccaacactttaacactagccctccacctctgggttgcgagttgccaggtactgaccataggtcagtggtttttctccgggtactccggctttccgcccctcaaaaacctggcacatctttaaatgaccctggctgttaataggacgttaaacaaaaacaaaccaaacaaaccagaATTAGCTATACAACGCATGACACACCTATAACCCAAGTTTGTCGGAAACAGCCTAATACGCATGAGCTAAACACAAAACCTTAGTGTACACCTCAACAAAAGGTAATCATTGTATGCTATTTTGGAAAAAAAGCCAGAAATATTACCCAACAATTGCAGAAATCCAAGATTCCTGGAGCTGCAGCTTGAGGTGGAGAATTTCGCAACTTTGAAATTGCCTTCCTCTATTCTGCTAAAACAAGGAATTCAAGGAAAAGAATTCCTCAATAACTCACTTTCTATGCCtttaaaatatctattttttctAAGTCGGAAGATGTTACCAACTCACTAAATCCTGATAGGTTGGACAATTCAAAACATACTTTTTTATAGGTCTGAAAAATTCACTAAACTCTTTCTGGCCTGAACGTCAAAAGTATCCATGTAAAACTTACCCTAGTATTTTTGCACAGTCATCATAATACTTTAGTCAACTAGTCtagttttaatttctaaatatttcttttgtgattattaatagaatatatagttatatctgtgATTCATCCCTTACACTGATATTTTAGTATAGTAATATTCAATcttctaaatttaattttagatcaCCTACTTCATTGTACCATTTTAAttcacactatattagtgtatattctgtcaatttttaccttttgctatattagcattgtatgtatattcgaCTCCTTGTGCTTTAATAATGTCCTTCAGCAACACTTGTGTGATATACAAGCgttcatttataaatcatatttaagctgtgatgataattatatatttattacattgttatattatatcgttattttaaattatgccatgcttgtgtaaatatatttgatgcagggccatgttgtaaactagacattgtctaaatatgttaccctggttaaataaaagatattattattattattataagtAAGAGACAATACATCCCAGGTGAACCGTTGATAAACGTGACCCACAATGGCCTACTACCTTTATTTCTATACAGTTGTATGCCTGTCGGCTACCTCACACAACcagaaaatagataaaataacaCCAGAATAGGTAGATCTACACATTCCTGTGGGCGTTCATCCCGAgatccaacatttgtttgaaatatttagtCATAAAGTCACAGTTTTATCAAGAAGGAAGTTTATCAGTGTGGCTGTGAATTCTGAAGGTAGAGAAATATGGACAGTGTAAATTAGTGTGGCTGTGAATTCTTAAGGTAGAGAAATATGGACAATGTTAATTAGTGTGACTGTGAATTCTGAAGGTAGAGAAAATGGACAGTGTAAATTATTGTGGCTGTGAATTCTGAAGGTAGAGAAATATGGACAGTGTAAATTAACATTCTGATACTGTGGATGGACAACTTGGATCACCACAGTAACCCTGTGACATCATGAGGTAGttgttatattgtgtttttacatACCCACCGGTAACTGATAATTGTTTAACATTACCATATACTGGACGAGACAGTATTACCACGATTTCCTTCTCTGACATCAAACAAAAGTCTTATTGGTTTGAAAACATTCCAGTGTTGTTAACAACAGATATTACAATTTTCATCGAAATGGCAACAGCAAATATACCTATCCGTACAAAAGGTCAGACAACTTGTGTTCAtcacaaagggagacaactggaATTGTATTGTGAAAAATGTCAAGAACTGACATGTCTAAAATGCCTTTCCTCTGTTCATCAAAGTCACAGTATGTGTGAGCTCAGTGAAATCACTCCTCAGAAGAAACAAGATATTAAAAACTTCATTTACAGAACTGAACAAAATGACCTGGTACAAATTGGTAAATACATCACCTCTACTGATACACTCCTCCACAACAATGACAGCACATTTGAGAAACTGTCACATCAGTTGCGGATGCAAACAAACACATTAAAACAAGACCTTGACATGCTCACAGCAGAGACACTCTCTCTTTATCAGAAAATGAAAGAGGACAATTCAAAGCtgatacagaaatacaaacaggACCTGGAGATGTACGACAAACAactcaaacaacaaatacaggAATGTAAGACAGCACTTCAGCAGGGTTCTGACTTAAACATTTACGATACAAGATGTGAAATGGATTCCCAAATACATTTCCCTGTAAAACCTGTCCTGGGTAATGTCAGCTTCACTCCAAACAAAAATCCTCAAGGTCACCTAAAGCTTGCTTTAGGGAAAGTTATCATCTCAGATCAAGGTCAAACATCAACTGACCAGGATTGGTCAGTCTCAACATCAGATGGTCAGGGACAGTCCTCTACACAGCAACAGTCAGGCGATAAAGGGAAGAAAACAGTGACAAGGTATAAACTACTGTCAGAGACCAAGGTGATGGAGAAGTGGAAGTCTCCACGTAACATTAGTTCTATATGTCCCACCACTGATGACCAGGCCTGGACCAGtgactacagtaaaacattaagTCTCCTGGACAGGAAGGGTACAGCAATACAGGGGGTCACACATAAGGCTGAGATCATGGACATCAGTCTGTCACCAACAACAAACAGACTGTGGGTCTGTGACACAGAACACAACATCCTAGAGCTGGAATCAGGACAACTAACACACAAATTCAGAACCAAGGAGGAACCTGAGTGTTTATGTGTTACAGCCAGTAACCATGTCATTGTAGGCATGGCCAAACACATCTCTAAATTTACCATACAAGGTCAGATGGTGCTCACTACAATAGCTGTAGGGACTGGGAAACCATTAGTGTGTACACCAGTGAGGATTACGGAGTGTCCTGTCACTCGCAATGTCGCAGTGATTGATTTCAGTGATAAAAGACATGGTGGGGATGAAATCAAACATGTTGTTGCCATGGATACTAATTTATTGAAACTGTTTGTATACAAAGGTGACATCCCCAGACCATATAAAACACCACAAACAGGAGGTGAACCATTTAACCCCCATAGTGTGGTGTATGATAGTGTAGGGAACCTCATCATAGGGGTCCGTAACTACAGGGTCCTTCTCCTCAGTGGAGGCGGTGAGCTCCTCAAGAtcatacacacagacacagacTGGACATTGGATGTAGGTGTAGACATGAAGGATGTCCTGTGGGCAGTGTTTGGtggtaaaaatgtaaaactactacagtacagaagTATGTGATAGATGTAATAAAACTACCgcagtacagcagtatgtgatagctataaccttgaatgtgagtcagggtcattcatttgaacaaacttggtagccgtTCACCCCAGCATAATACAGACCCAATATGAACTCACTGGGACTGTTGGTTTTTGAAAAgaaagtcgtt from Pecten maximus chromosome 1, xPecMax1.1, whole genome shotgun sequence includes these protein-coding regions:
- the LOC117321557 gene encoding uncharacterized protein LOC117321557, which produces MATANIPIRTKGQTTCVHHKGRQLELYCEKCQELTCLKCLSSVHQSHSMCELSEITPQKKQDIKNFIYRTEQNDLVQIGKYITSTDTLLHNNDSTFEKLSHQLRMQTNTLKQDLDMLTAETLSLYQKMKEDNSKLIQKYKQDLEMYDKQLKQQIQECKTALQQGSDLNIYDTRCEMDSQIHFPVKPVLGNVSFTPNKNPQGHLKLALGKVIISDQGQTSTDQDWSVSTSDGQGQSSTQQQSGDKGKKTVTRYKLLSETKVMEKWKSPRNISSICPTTDDQAWTSDYSKTLSLLDRKGTAIQGVTHKAEIMDISLSPTTNRLWVCDTEHNILELESGQLTHKFRTKEEPECLCVTASNHVIVGMAKHISKFTIQGQMVLTTIAVGTGKPLVCTPVRITECPVTRNVAVIDFSDKRHGGDEIKHVVAMDTNLLKLFVYKGDIPRPYKTPQTGGEPFNPHSVVYDSVGNLIIGVRNYRVLLLSGGGELLKIIHTDTDWTLDVGVDMKDVLWAVFGGKNVKLLQYRSM